From a single Entelurus aequoreus isolate RoL-2023_Sb linkage group LG12, RoL_Eaeq_v1.1, whole genome shotgun sequence genomic region:
- the LOC133662807 gene encoding uncharacterized protein LOC133662807 isoform X1, with translation MFKDCGKMLVKVRLGDVQKVVRITEPNLSDFLNAAFAKLGVPAVTEGVKVVDSSGTEIDDDVFEEIVKDPSTGVLTIKYETESVSMVTSPKSQSSVCSSDSDTIILEDTPTRKRQRLDSEAMQLVKSILTKKSGGEYIINKYNRTKSLTDESRRKLVNILAAEMTEKNGTSPSRQVKEMYAQGIVKSCSPTSETHFPRMAMNIFMIATVVLGTWPGELKLFRDAVLKKGSHHLELWRKDHLMKTSREDQLLDKLPNSFQRLSCLKMSARKRCH, from the exons GGAAAATGCTGGTAAAAGTGAGACTGGGTGATGTCCAAAAAGTTGTTAGAATAACAGAACCAAATTTGTCGGACTTTTTGAATGCAG CATTTGCCAAATTGGGTGTCCCAGCTGTAACAGAAGGTGTCAAAGTTGTTGACAGTTCAGGGACTGAGATAGATGATGATGTTTTTGAGGAAATTGTGAAGGATCCATCCACTGGGGTTCTAACCATCAAATACGAAACAG AATCTGTCTCCATGGTAACCTCTCCAAAGTCCCAATCATCCGTTTGTTCATCGGACTCAGACACAATCATCCTTGAAGACACTCCTACCAGAAAGCGTCAGAGGCTGGACTCTGAAGCTATGCAA CTGGTGAAATCCATTCTTACCAAGAAATCGGGTggagaatatataataaataaatacaaccgaACTAAGTCCTTGACAGATGAGAGCAGAAGAAAATTGGTGAATATACTGGCAGCTGAGATGACGGAGAAGAATGG tacatctcCATCTCGACAGGTGAAGGAAATGTATGCACAAGGAATTGTAAAATCTTGTTCCCCAACCTCAGAGACCCATTTTCCAAGAATGGCTAT GAACATTTTTATGATAGCAACAGTAGTACTGGGTACTTGGCCTGGAGAATTAAAACTATTCAGAGATGCAGTGCTAAAGAAAGGCAGTCatcatttggag CTTTGGCGGAAGGACCATCTGATGAAGACAAGTCGGGAGGACCAACTGTTGGACAAGTTACCCAATTCATTCCAGAGATTGTCCTGTCTGAAGATGAGTGCAAGGAAGCGATGTCACTGA
- the LOC133662807 gene encoding uncharacterized protein LOC133662807 isoform X3, with translation MGEGNVCTRNCKILFPNLRDPFSKNGYEHFYDSNSSTGYLAWRIKTIQRCSAKERQSSFGALAEGPSDEDKSGGPTVGQVTQFIPEIVLSEDECKEAMSLMKHSADVDMVIKKMKLTFAHRHNMVLDPQQSSNILSYFPRFKDIKGLVEQDFVLMFGENVSGKFVEKWPTTLKKKIIKQCRKLPSIAELEELLMAADPPEDGAEVNVDFGRKRPGKVSASRAEKHLVVF, from the exons ATGG GTGAAGGAAATGTATGCACAAGGAATTGTAAAATCTTGTTCCCCAACCTCAGAGACCCATTTTCCAAGAATGGCTAT GAACATTTTTATGATAGCAACAGTAGTACTGGGTACTTGGCCTGGAGAATTAAAACTATTCAGAGATGCAGTGCTAAAGAAAGGCAGTCatcatttggag CTTTGGCGGAAGGACCATCTGATGAAGACAAGTCGGGAGGACCAACTGTTGGACAAGTTACCCAATTCATTCCAGAGATTGTCCTGTCTGAAGATGAGTGCAAGGAAGCGATGTCACTGATGAAACATTCGGCTGACGTGGACATGGTCATCAAAAAGATGAAGCTGACATTTGCTCATCGGCATAACATGGTCCTGGACCCACAGCAGTCAAGCAACATTCTATCTTATTTTCCTCGCTTTAAAGACATCAAAGGCTTG GTTGAACAGGATTTTGTTCTAATGTTTGGAGAGAATGTATCGGGCAAGTTTGTGGAGAAGTGGCCAACCACACTCAAAAAGAAGATCATCAAACAATGCAGAAAGCTTCCCTCCATCGCTGAGCTTGAGGAACTCCTGATGGCAGCTGACCCTCCTGAGGATGGGGCTGAAGTGAACGTTGACTTTG GTCGGAAGAGGCCAGGAAAAGTTTCTGCATCCCGGGCTGAGAAGCATCTTGTGGTCTTCTAG
- the LOC133662807 gene encoding uncharacterized protein LOC133662807 isoform X2, translating into MGEGNVCTRNCKILFPNLRDPFSKNGYEHFYDSNSSTGYLAWRIKTIQRCSAKERQSSFGALAEGPSDEDKSGGPTVGQVTQFIPEIVLSEDECKEAMSLMKHSADVDMVIKKMKLTFAHRHNMVLDPQQSSNILSYFPRFKDIKGLVEQDFVLMFGENVSGKFVEKWPTTLKKKIIKQCRKLPSIAELEELLMAADPPEDGAEVNVDFGWDSDLSSILLLLHLIPPTALGRKRPGKVSASRAEKHLVVF; encoded by the exons ATGG GTGAAGGAAATGTATGCACAAGGAATTGTAAAATCTTGTTCCCCAACCTCAGAGACCCATTTTCCAAGAATGGCTAT GAACATTTTTATGATAGCAACAGTAGTACTGGGTACTTGGCCTGGAGAATTAAAACTATTCAGAGATGCAGTGCTAAAGAAAGGCAGTCatcatttggag CTTTGGCGGAAGGACCATCTGATGAAGACAAGTCGGGAGGACCAACTGTTGGACAAGTTACCCAATTCATTCCAGAGATTGTCCTGTCTGAAGATGAGTGCAAGGAAGCGATGTCACTGATGAAACATTCGGCTGACGTGGACATGGTCATCAAAAAGATGAAGCTGACATTTGCTCATCGGCATAACATGGTCCTGGACCCACAGCAGTCAAGCAACATTCTATCTTATTTTCCTCGCTTTAAAGACATCAAAGGCTTG GTTGAACAGGATTTTGTTCTAATGTTTGGAGAGAATGTATCGGGCAAGTTTGTGGAGAAGTGGCCAACCACACTCAAAAAGAAGATCATCAAACAATGCAGAAAGCTTCCCTCCATCGCTGAGCTTGAGGAACTCCTGATGGCAGCTGACCCTCCTGAGGATGGGGCTGAAGTGAACGTTGACTTTG GTTGGGACAGTGACCTCTCATCGATTTTGCTGCTCTTACACTTGATCCCACCAACTGCTCTAGGTCGGAAGAGGCCAGGAAAAGTTTCTGCATCCCGGGCTGAGAAGCATCTTGTGGTCTTCTAG